AGTGAGGAGGGCATAAGGGCGCTCAAGATATCGCTGGTGGGGCTCATGCTCACCGCGCTCTTGCAGCTTTTGGTGGTCGTCTTCTCGGGCTCGGTCGCGCTGCTCGCCGACACCATCCACAACTTCGGGGATTCGCTCACCTCGCTGCCGCTGTGGCTCGCGTTCGCGCTCGGTAAGAAAGCGGCTGACCGTGCACACACCTACGGCTACGGGAGGGCCGAGGATCTTGCGGGGGTGGCGATCGTCGCGGTGATCTTCTTCAGCGCGTGCGTAGCCGCCTACGAGTCTATTGAGCGTCTGATCCACGGCTCCGAGGTCTCGAACGTCGGGTGGGTCGCGCTCGCCGCCGTGATCGGCTTTCTCGGCAACGAGTTAGTGGCGCAGTTTCGCATCGGGGTGGGGAAGAAGATCGGGAGCGCCGCGATGGTCGCCGACGGGCAGCACGCCCGCGTGGACGGGTTCACCTCGCTCGCGGTGCTCGTCGGGGCCGGGGGAGTCTGGCTCGGGTACCCGGTCGTGGATCCCATCGTGGGCATCCTCATCACCATCGCCATCCTGTTCATCGTCAGGGATTCGGCGCTCTCGATGTGGCGCCGGATGATGGACGCCATAGAGCCGGAGATCCCCGAGACGATAGGCCGGGTCTGCGGGAGGGTGCCCGGCGTCGAGGGTGTGGAGAGTGTCCGGGCCCGCTGGGTCGGGCATCGGGTCCATTCGGAGGTGTGCGTGTTGCTGCCGCCGGCGATGACGCTGGAAGAGGCGCGCGAGGTGGAGCGGCGGTTGCGGGAGGCCGTCCGGGAGGCGATGCCGAAGCTCGGGCGGCTGGTCGTCGAGATCGCGCCCGCGCGGAGGAGGTGAGGTGCTCGTGGAGCTCGTTACGCCGAGGCTCGTTCTCAGGGAGTTCTCGCCGCAGGAGCTGGATACGCTCGCGCGCCTCGATGCCGAGGAGACGACCCGCGGTTTCGGTTGGGCGGGGGGCGTTGATCGCGACGGCGTGGCGGCGGCCCTCGAGAGGTGGCTGGGTCTCTATCCTCGCGGTCTCGGGCAGCTCGCGATGGTCCACCGCGAGGACGGCGCGCTCATCGGGCACTGCGGGCTCGAACCGGCGGACGGCGGGCGTATCCTGCTCTCTTACGCGCTCTCGAAGGAGTACTGGTGCATGGGCCTCGCCCCCGAGGCCTGCCGGGAGGTGCTGCGATACGGCTTCGAAGAGCTCGGGCTCGAGGAGATCTGGAGCCACACCGGTGCGCGCCGGCGTGCCTGGAGGGGGATGATGGAGCGGCTCGGGATGGAGCTGCGCGAGGAGTTCGGGGGGATGGTCCGGTACGCCGTGCTTCGGGAACGTTTCCGGGAGGCATCGTAATCTTCCCCGTGAGACGCCTGTCCCGTCGGCCTGGTTGTGGCAATATCTCGGTGATGGGATTGGAGGAGAGCAGACCGGGGTCCGAGAGCGCGGCCTTCGCCGGGAAGGTAGGGGGTAGGTTCTGGGATGTCGACGTGGTGCGGGGGATCGCCATGGTCCTGGTCGCCACCTACCATTTCGTCTACGATCTGGACTTCCTCGCCGGCTATCCCGTGAACGCGGTGGGCATGTTCTGGGGCAACTTCGCAGATACGAGCGCCTTCATGTTCGTGTTTCTGGCCGGGCTCTCGCTCGCCTTGAGCCACCAGAGGGCGCGCATGAAGGTGGGACCGGAGGCGAACCTCTTCCCGAAGTATCTGCGGCGGGGCCTGAGGATCTTCGGCTACGGCATGGGCATAACGGTGGTCTTCTGGGTGCTGAAAGCAGGGGTCGTCATCTTCGGCATCCTGCACATGCTCGGGGTCTCTATCATCTTGGCCTATCCCTTTCTGCGGCGGCGCTGGACGAACCTGTTCTTCGGGCTCTCGGTGGTCGCGGCTGGAGCCTTCATACAGGCCGACCAGAACTCTTTCGTACTGCCGGGGGTCTGGGGGTTTCTGCTCGCCCCCTTCGGGGTCTTCCCCGCCGGGGTGTACAT
The DNA window shown above is from Rubrobacter calidifluminis and carries:
- a CDS encoding cation diffusion facilitator family transporter, whose amino-acid sequence is MSGREHGGIVHLLSHLLPFGHAHESHEGVDEALEASEEGIRALKISLVGLMLTALLQLLVVVFSGSVALLADTIHNFGDSLTSLPLWLAFALGKKAADRAHTYGYGRAEDLAGVAIVAVIFFSACVAAYESIERLIHGSEVSNVGWVALAAVIGFLGNELVAQFRIGVGKKIGSAAMVADGQHARVDGFTSLAVLVGAGGVWLGYPVVDPIVGILITIAILFIVRDSALSMWRRMMDAIEPEIPETIGRVCGRVPGVEGVESVRARWVGHRVHSEVCVLLPPAMTLEEAREVERRLREAVREAMPKLGRLVVEIAPARRR
- a CDS encoding GNAT family N-acetyltransferase, with the protein product MELVTPRLVLREFSPQELDTLARLDAEETTRGFGWAGGVDRDGVAAALERWLGLYPRGLGQLAMVHREDGALIGHCGLEPADGGRILLSYALSKEYWCMGLAPEACREVLRYGFEELGLEEIWSHTGARRRAWRGMMERLGMELREEFGGMVRYAVLRERFREAS
- a CDS encoding heparan-alpha-glucosaminide N-acetyltransferase, translating into MEESRPGSESAAFAGKVGGRFWDVDVVRGIAMVLVATYHFVYDLDFLAGYPVNAVGMFWGNFADTSAFMFVFLAGLSLALSHQRARMKVGPEANLFPKYLRRGLRIFGYGMGITVVFWVLKAGVVIFGILHMLGVSIILAYPFLRRRWTNLFFGLSVVAAGAFIQADQNSFVLPGVWGFLLAPFGVFPAGVYMADYRALLPWFGVVLLGLFVGNTFYLRRRDVKPLGQAPRPMRPLAFVGRHTLFIYLIHQPILIALLWAFGVVNPSAL